The genomic stretch TTCCAGCGTTATAAGTGCATATTAATACGTCATCAAAACGGTGGTTCCGGTtacaataaaaatagaaaattaccgGTTACACATGAATAAATTCCGGAATCATAAGTGACTTGCTCACATAGACTTGCCTACACTTCCTCGATCTCGCTttaaaacttaacacgaaacatCCCCAATGGTTTtaggtactgtaaattcagaaattaatgcatgcatttataattgcgattttgtcattttagactaaaatgcgattttaatttttgttatattaaaaaagattatGTTTGATtcgtataaaaatttcaaaatgcaagttttaattatttggattataaccctgtcgcatttttcgcaataataaaatcTGCATGTACAGTATATAACCTTTATCATTTTATAGTTTCATAGGCAAGTAATGCCATAAATTTATCATTGTGTATGTCAGTTATAAGATAAATTAAATTTTGCCAAGTATTTGCCATCAATATCACAAATAAATCCTGAAGACTCATTGTGTATAAAACTAATGCATCTAGGAGAAATCATTCCATCCTCCACACTAATCAGTACTTTACAATCCTGTCCATCTTTTGATAAAACTATTATTCTATGAGATTTATAGTCTGCTACAATAGTGTTACCGTAAGTATCTAAACAAAGTCCTACTGGATCTTTTAAATCCAGTCCGCATTGCCAGATCTGTTTACCTGATCCATCATAACAGTATACTGCTTTACCATAATAGTCACTATGGATTATTCTGTCATTACAGTAAACAAGGTTACGCAGGTTTGAATCATACTGAACTGGTATTGACTTCAATATATTACCTTCCAAGTCAATAACACAAATTTCATTTGAATTCAAACCTATGGCAAGAGAATTATTGGAGAATGATAAACCTCTGCATTCTTTGTGTAATGTTATAACTTTGATAACTGTTTCATTCTCCATATTGAAGATTTTAACAGCTTTCTCTGAAGGATTAGTTATGGCAATAGTGTTCTGATTGATCTGTGTAACGCTGTAAGCTCCATCTAAAATTTTTAGCTGTTTCTTATGTTTTCCATCAGGAGTCAGTAGGTGAACTTTACCATAATTTTTCACTACTATTATTCTTCCATCCATCAGACAAATCATGTCCCAAATTACCTTATTTATATTCATCTTTATCTTTGTCTCAATATTCATTGTCATGTTGTGTATGTTGGATTGTTCTTGTGATTCTACTTGTGCTTTCTTCCTAATTCTTGTTCCTCTGTTGAAGTCTGTTCCTGTTTTAACCACCATTACTACTCCTAAAGATTCTATTGATACTAGTTTTCTTAGTAATTTTTCAATctcattgttttgttttgtttttaagtcaACTTCTTTGGTCCTCTCATCATTATCCAGATCATCAACAAATTGTTGACATAGGTGTACTTGTTGTTCAATATCATGTACACCTAAAAATGATTGGAGTTTGGAAGTATGTGCTGTGACAGTTTGCAAatgttctttcatttttttcaagtttttcttTTGCTCTTCAATTTCAAAGATGAAACctgttgtttttgatttttcctGATTCCAAATGGTATCTGCTTCTTGACATAACTTCTTCTCCATGTGgtctaaatgtttatttatttcccTTCGAATTTCTCCAACTGATTTCTTTATGCCTATATATTGATGTTCTCCTGCTCTGATGTTCTTAGATTTGTTGTTTACTAATTGgtccaaaaacaataaaattgaattaATGTCTCCCTCTACAGTTCCCTTAGATATTTCTATTGTGGTTGTCTCTACTACACTAGCTAGACTCTTTATTCCTGTGCATTTTGCATGAGTACTGGAAGTACATACATCACAGCAAGGCGTTAAATGACCTGGGCAGTACAAGTTTAGCTGTTGACCATGTTTGTCACATTCTGTTTTGATATAACTAAAGGAgggtttataattttttatatcaattgtcTTATGCTCATGTGTTCCTTTAGATTGTTTATGATGACCTGAACATGTTAAACATAATCCTTCATTACAGTTGTAACACCAGATGTTAGCTGTTATGTTTACTTTTCCTTGTTGACAAGGTCCACATGATATAGGTTTACTGGATGCCATGACCTAAACATATATAAATCATAAGTTATTATTACTCTTGCTGGGCACAGTTCTCATGAAGAGctgattaaataaatataaaaagaccaaaagtaaaaccaaataagagttttgactcATATTTCCTGATTATTTTAATAATGGTGGGTGCAATGCATGGTGATCTATCTAAAGAAGATATTTAAGTGTGTCTACTCTTGTTGTTTgagtattgtattgtattaaaaGTGTTATTGTTGAAGTTTTATCCTCTAGTgagagacatttcagtgtgtccactcttttGTAAGTACAATGTATTGCCTTAATTGTTATTGAAGGAATATTGGAGTATATTTTCTCTCTAGACAAGACATTTAAATGTGTCCACTCTTGTTGTTTGAGTATTGTATTGTCTTAAACGTGTTATATTGTTGAAGTTTTATCCCCTTGTGAAAGACATTTCAATGTGTCCACTCTTTTGTAAGTACAATGTATTGCCTTAATTGTTATTGAAGGAATGTTGGAGTATATTTTCTCTCTAGATAAGACATTtaagtgtgtccactcttgttgtTTGAGTATTGTATTAGATTAAAAGGATTATTGTTGAAGTTTTATCCTCTAgacaagacatttcagtgtgtccactcttgtgtAAGTACAATGCATTGCCTTAATTGCTTTTGAAGGAGTATTAGGGTATGTTATCTCTCTAGACAAGACATTTTAGTGTGTCCACTCTTATTGTTtaagaattttattaaataaaaatggttATTGTTAAGGTATTACCCTCTAGACAGGACATTTCA from Mytilus edulis chromosome 7, xbMytEdul2.2, whole genome shotgun sequence encodes the following:
- the LOC139481768 gene encoding uncharacterized protein, with protein sequence MASSKPISCGPCQQGKVNITANIWCYNCNEGLCLTCSGHHKQSKGTHEHKTIDIKNYKPSFSYIKTECDKHGQQLNLYCPGHLTPCCDVCTSSTHAKCTGIKSLASVVETTTIEISKGTVEGDINSILLFLDQLVNNKSKNIRAGEHQYIGIKKSVGEIRREINKHLDHMEKKLCQEADTIWNQEKSKTTGFIFEIEEQKKNLKKMKEHLQTVTAHTSKLQSFLGVHDIEQQVHLCQQFVDDLDNDERTKEVDLKTKQNNEIEKLLRKLVSIESLGVVMVVKTGTDFNRGTRIRKKAQVESQEQSNIHNMTMNIETKIKMNINKVIWDMICLMDGRIIVVKNYGKVHLLTPDGKHKKQLKILDGAYSVTQINQNTIAITNPSEKAVKIFNMENETVIKVITLHKECRGLSFSNNSLAIGLNSNEICVIDLEGNILKSIPVQYDSNLRNLVYCNDRIIHSDYYGKAVYCYDGSGKQIWQCGLDLKDPVGLCLDTYGNTIVADYKSHRIIVLSKDGQDCKVLISVEDGMISPRCISFIHNESSGFICDIDGKYLAKFNLSYN